Part of the Prochlorococcus marinus CUG1435 genome, ATTTGCACCACATTGAAAACATAAAATTTGGGCTTCTTTTGAAAGCTTTTCTCGCCCTGCACTTAATCTTATTTTACTTTTAGGCATAAGAATTCTTGCTGTAGCTATCATCCTTATCATTTCAATAGAATCAATTTCTTGATTATCTTCTAAACCAGTACCTTCAATAGCTACTAATGAATTTATAGGAACACTTTCAGGGTGTGGATTCATGTTTGAAAGTACTTCCAAAAGAGATGCTCTATCGCCATTATTTTCACCCAAACCTATTATCCCTCCACAACAAACATTTATCCCTGCATTCCTTACTCTTTTTATAGTATCTAGTCTGTCTTGATAAGTTCTTGTCGTAATAATATTTTTATAATGCTCAGGACTAGTATCAAGATTGTGGTTATACGCGGTTAAGCCTGCATCAGCCAGTCTGGAAGCTTGTTCTTCTGTGAGCATCCCAGCAGTAACGCATGCTTCCATCCCTAAATCTCTTACACCTCTAACCATCTCCAACATTGCATTAAAAGATTTTCCATCTCTAATTTCTCTCCACGCCCAACCCATGCAAAACCTATCTGCACCCTCATTTTTTGCTATTTGAGCTCTTGCTAAAACCTCTTCAACTTGAAATTGTGGATGACTTTTAATTTCGCTAGTACTATAAATTGATTGGCTGCAATAAGAACAATTTTCTTCACATCCTCCAGTTTTTACGCTGAACAATGATGCTAATTGAATGTTGTATTTATTGAATTTTCTGTGTACAGTTTGTGATTCCCACATTAAATCAATCAGAGGCATATTAAGTATTTCCAATATCTCCTCTTTGTTCCAATCGAACCTAATTTCTCTTGATAACTGATTATTGGAATTTACCATGTTTATTAAGAAGAATATTGAGAATCTTCAAAAGATTCAGTTGGTAATGATTCTATACCGCCGAAACGTCTACTCCTTGATTGGTAATCAATAATTGCTTTTAGAAATTCAAACTCATTGAAGTCTGGCCACATTACGTCAGATATGTAAATTTCTGAATAAGCTAATTGCCATAAAAGAAAATTACTAATCCTTTTTTCTCCACTAGTTCTTATTAGTAATTCTGGATCTTTTATTCCTCGAGTTAATAACTCTGAATTAAATAATTCTTCATTAACTTCATTTGGTTTTATTTCACCTGAATAAGATTTTATTGCTAGTTCTTTTGC contains:
- the bioB gene encoding biotin synthase BioB, with protein sequence MVNSNNQLSREIRFDWNKEEILEILNMPLIDLMWESQTVHRKFNKYNIQLASLFSVKTGGCEENCSYCSQSIYSTSEIKSHPQFQVEEVLARAQIAKNEGADRFCMGWAWREIRDGKSFNAMLEMVRGVRDLGMEACVTAGMLTEEQASRLADAGLTAYNHNLDTSPEHYKNIITTRTYQDRLDTIKRVRNAGINVCCGGIIGLGENNGDRASLLEVLSNMNPHPESVPINSLVAIEGTGLEDNQEIDSIEMIRMIATARILMPKSKIRLSAGREKLSKEAQILCFQCGANSIFYGDELLTTSNPSFQSDRKLLKEVGVSFNKDFETTEKTLSSL